Sequence from the Sphingobacteriaceae bacterium GW460-11-11-14-LB5 genome:
AGGTTTTGACCAACGGCATATAAGCGTAAGCTTCTGATTGCCTTATCTTTAAATTTGAATGTATAACCTAAAGTTACCTCATCAACTTTTAAGAAGCTTCCGTTTTCCAGATAATAATCAGAATACATATACGTATCGTTGATTTCCGCATATTTAGTAAAGGCACTGTTTAATAAGTTACCCTGTGTTCCGAATTTGTTTCCATAAGATAAAGCAACAGTATTTAATACATCAAAGTCTAATTTACTTCTTAAGAAAATTCTCAAATCAAATTGCTTGTAGGTAAAAGTATTTCCTAGTGACAAGTAATATTTAGGAATTGCATTTCCAATAACCTGCAAATCGGTTTGATCACGGAAAGGAGACGTATTAATTTGTGCATTTGGCACCGCTTGACCAGCACGATTAGTAAATAACCATTTACCATCTGGTGTGAAGCTGTTAAAACGTTTACCCCAGAATTCGCCAATGTTACGACCTTCGTATGTACGGAACGCGTTACCGAGATCGCCTGCGCCACCGATACCTCCAAATTGTTCCATATCTCTTCTGAATTCGTCATTTGAAAAAGTTACCAGCTTGTTATCAATTGTGCTTCCTGCAAAATCAACATTCCATGAAAAATCTTTATTCTTTATTGCGGCATAACTCAACGTTAATTCAATACCTTTTGCAGAAATTGTACCTACGTTAGTGTAAATAGTACTTGCAACATAAGGAGGTTGTGGAGAAGTATAAGTATAAAGTAAATCTTCAATATCACGTTTGAAAACATCTACCGAGCCACTCAATTTGTTGTTGAACATGGCAAAGTCCAAACCTAAGTTATATTCCTTTTTACGTTCCCATCTTAAATTTGGATTTGGATTACGTGATGGGCCATAAGTTTGTAGCCACTGGCCTCCAGGAAAAGGATAGAGATTACCTGTACTTAAGGTTACTAAAGATGCATAGTTTGCAAAGCCAGAGTTACCAGTTTCGCCGTATCCTGCTCTAATTTTTAAGAAATTAAGCCATTTGGCATTTTCCATAAATTTCTCGCGGGTAATTTCCCATGATGCAGAAACTGCTGGGAAACTTGCCCACTTATTGTTCGCTCCAAATTTTGATGATCCTTCTCTTCTTAATACAGCCTCGAAGTTAACTTTACCATCGAAAGTATAGTGCACACGACCAAATAAAGCTATTAAAGTGTTATCGTTTTTATTACTGGCAATACCGATTCTATTGACTGCAACCGGCACACTTCCCAAGTTGTTTTCCTCGAAAATATCGTTTGTATAGCCGCGGTTGTTTGCGCTGAAAGATTCGTTTACTTCATAACGGTAAGAATAACCAATCATACCAGTTAAACGATGTTTATCTTTAATCGTTTTACTGTACTCAATTGTTGGCTCAAAGTTAAAGTTTTCGTTTAATTCAGTCCCTTTATAAGCATAACCACCACCTGGTGCATCACCATTTTCTACAGAATTTTGACTTCCAAGTAAACGATATTGATTATCAACAAACTGATTTCTCTGATAAGCAACAAATGCTGATGCTTTCAGATCTTTCATAATGTCTATGTCTATTTTACCATCAACAGAATAAGTTTGCTGATTTCTTTTACTTGTCTCTTGTGCTAAACGAGCAATCTCATTGGTAATATTTCTGGTAAATAAATAAGAACCATTAGGATTATAATACGATTCAGTAGGATTTTTGGTTAAAACAGCTTCCCAGCCACCCCCACCTAATAAATTGGCCCTATTGATGTTCGAAGCAACATTAAACATGGCAGTAACTTTATCTTTAAAGCCCTTTTGTGTTAAGCTCATTCTAAATTGATATTGTTCTCTGCTGTTTTCTCTTGCAAAACCATCTAACTTATTATATGTAAATGATCCACGATAGTTTGATTTATCGCTACCACCAGAAACCGATAAATTCTGATAGTTCGTTAAATTATCTTTATTAATAAGATCGTCGAAATAATTAAAGTCGCCGCCATAATCTTTAGCTGTATATTGTCCAGCTGCAATTTTTTCTCTGAATTGAGTTGCATTCATGAAATCAGGACGCTCGTACAATGTTTCGTGTTTTGCGTAACCATTGTAACTGAATTGAGCAGCTCCTTTACGGCCTTTTTTAGTGGTAACCAAAATAACACCCGCATTGGCCCTGGTACCGTAAATTGCTGCCGCAGAACCGTCTTTTAATACAGTGAAAGATTCGATATCATCTTGTTGTAATAAATCTAAATTACCACCTGGAATTCCATCAATTACAATAAGCGGGCTCGCTGTACCTGAAATTGAAGTAACACCACGAAGCTGAATAGCTACGCCGGTGTTGGGGTTAGAGCTACTTCTGGTAATTTGTAAACCAGCTACTTTACCTTGTAATAAATCCAGCGCGTTTCTAGCACCACTTTGCCTGAATTGGCTGGTGTCTACTTTAGTGATAGCAGATGTTAACTCTCTTTGACTACGGCTGCCATAACCTACTACTACCACATCATCCAATTTAGTATCAGCAGATACCACTAATTTAATGTTTAATGTGTTTTGATTTGTTATGGTAATGTTTTGCGTTAAATAGCCTACATAGCTGATCCTGATCACATCACCTGTACTGGCTTCGATAGTAAACTTGCCGGCAACATCTGTTACAGCGCCTTTGCCCGAAGTTATATTCTTAATACCAACACCCGGTACTGGCTGGCCATTTTCATCGACAACGGTTCCTGCCACATTTTTTTGCGTCTGGACGTACCCGGTAAATGAATTTGCATACAAGCCTCCCCCTGTACCTTCCCACTCCGGATTCATTGAAAATGCCGGGCTATTTAGCAACACAATTGCAGCAGACAGCCCCGTAATTTTAAGTAAATTAATTTTCATTAACGGTTTTGTTAAATTATAAATGATTAGTTATTTGTTTTCCTGGTAATATTTTATCTGTGAT
This genomic interval carries:
- a CDS encoding SusC/RagA family TonB-linked outer membrane protein produces the protein MKINLLKITGLSAAIVLLNSPAFSMNPEWEGTGGGLYANSFTGYVQTQKNVAGTVVDENGQPVPGVGIKNITSGKGAVTDVAGKFTIEASTGDVIRISYVGYLTQNITITNQNTLNIKLVVSADTKLDDVVVVGYGSRSQRELTSAITKVDTSQFRQSGARNALDLLQGKVAGLQITRSSSNPNTGVAIQLRGVTSISGTASPLIVIDGIPGGNLDLLQQDDIESFTVLKDGSAAAIYGTRANAGVILVTTKKGRKGAAQFSYNGYAKHETLYERPDFMNATQFREKIAAGQYTAKDYGGDFNYFDDLINKDNLTNYQNLSVSGGSDKSNYRGSFTYNKLDGFARENSREQYQFRMSLTQKGFKDKVTAMFNVASNINRANLLGGGGWEAVLTKNPTESYYNPNGSYLFTRNITNEIARLAQETSKRNQQTYSVDGKIDIDIMKDLKASAFVAYQRNQFVDNQYRLLGSQNSVENGDAPGGGYAYKGTELNENFNFEPTIEYSKTIKDKHRLTGMIGYSYRYEVNESFSANNRGYTNDIFEENNLGSVPVAVNRIGIASNKNDNTLIALFGRVHYTFDGKVNFEAVLRREGSSKFGANNKWASFPAVSASWEITREKFMENAKWLNFLKIRAGYGETGNSGFANYASLVTLSTGNLYPFPGGQWLQTYGPSRNPNPNLRWERKKEYNLGLDFAMFNNKLSGSVDVFKRDIEDLLYTYTSPQPPYVASTIYTNVGTISAKGIELTLSYAAIKNKDFSWNVDFAGSTIDNKLVTFSNDEFRRDMEQFGGIGGAGDLGNAFRTYEGRNIGEFWGKRFNSFTPDGKWLFTNRAGQAVPNAQINTSPFRDQTDLQVIGNAIPKYYLSLGNTFTYKQFDLRIFLRSKLDFDVLNTVALSYGNKFGTQGNLLNSAFTKYAEINDTYMYSDYYLENGSFLKVDEVTLGYTFKFKDKAIRSLRLYAVGQNLALLTGYTGNDPDLIQDTGLGQEINGRSLGIDTRSPYPTTRSFVFGVNFGF